One stretch of Haladaptatus sp. R4 DNA includes these proteins:
- a CDS encoding PHB depolymerase family esterase, whose product MKLDRRTLLRSVGGTVAAAGVLGSSGTATATGRYTNHYYDGFDYWRYVPDSAGSNPPLMVMLHGCSQDADQFRQETRMNSIADEEGFVVIYPDQYNARNPAQCWNWFYDANTMRGYGEAAVIAGMTRTTIDAENCDPERVYVAGLSAGAAMVPNLLAEYADIYAAGGVHSGLEYDAADTSAGGTTAMLYGGPDPELKGTDAYDAMDIYDTVSELPTIVFHGTADTTVSPINGEQATKQAIQTNDLASDGSDDDNVDTTADRTYGGQGPSLDYTVSEYHDENGNSLVEHWQVEGMDHAWSGGVAGGEFTAPGGPDASRIIWEFVSGFTRDL is encoded by the coding sequence ATGAAACTTGACAGGCGAACGCTCCTGCGGTCGGTGGGCGGTACGGTGGCCGCAGCGGGCGTCTTGGGAAGTTCGGGAACGGCGACGGCGACGGGAAGGTACACGAACCACTACTACGACGGCTTCGACTACTGGCGATACGTCCCGGATTCGGCGGGGTCGAACCCGCCGTTGATGGTGATGCTCCACGGGTGTTCACAGGACGCGGACCAGTTCCGACAGGAGACACGGATGAACAGCATCGCGGATGAGGAGGGGTTCGTCGTCATCTACCCCGATCAGTACAACGCGCGGAACCCGGCCCAGTGCTGGAACTGGTTCTACGATGCGAACACGATGCGGGGCTACGGCGAGGCGGCCGTCATCGCCGGAATGACGCGGACGACCATCGACGCCGAGAACTGCGACCCCGAGCGCGTGTACGTCGCCGGACTCTCGGCCGGTGCGGCGATGGTGCCGAACCTGCTCGCGGAGTACGCCGACATCTACGCGGCGGGCGGCGTTCACTCCGGCTTGGAGTACGACGCGGCAGATACATCGGCGGGCGGAACGACGGCGATGCTGTACGGCGGACCGGACCCCGAACTGAAGGGAACCGACGCCTACGACGCGATGGACATCTACGACACCGTGAGCGAACTGCCGACCATCGTCTTCCACGGGACGGCGGACACGACCGTCTCCCCCATCAACGGCGAGCAGGCGACGAAACAGGCGATTCAGACCAACGACCTCGCGTCCGATGGATCGGACGACGACAACGTCGATACGACGGCCGACCGCACCTACGGCGGCCAAGGGCCGAGTTTGGACTACACTGTATCCGAGTACCACGACGAGAACGGTAACTCGCTCGTCGAACACTGGCAAGTCGAGGGCATGGATCACGCGTGGTCCGGTGGAGTCGCTGGCGGGGAGTTCACCGCGCCCGGCGGGCCGGACGCCAGTCGGATCATCTGGGAGTTCGTCTCCGGATTCACGAGGGACCTGTGA
- a CDS encoding glycoside hydrolase family 18 protein → MKIQNSGVGRRRYLQGAGAVTTLALFGNTVEAREGHEDHHRHRHGRRSDKRVVAYYPSWAGDYTPRDVPYDKLTHLNYAFLETEANGEVKLAVTGDYAPEVLEQFEEITHEQPWTTFMLTIAEFGDNMSAAASTADSRKRFARTAVEHLRKYNFDGIDIDWEYPDGSVREDDPENFTLLLEELRRQLDEAGKEDDQHYELSMAAAPIPSNIDPLEVGKIAEYLDFINVMNYNFYGSWSSATNFNAPLYAPYDDPTYWQELLTVDHAMQYWAEKPIARDKLVCGTPFYGFVFENVGNENQGLFQPFDGADTQSYHAIRQLKSKPQYQYHWHREARVPWLYSETDDTFVTYDDRHSVMEKSRYVRDNDFGGMMCWELSHDPSNTLISAIHAALGCSRRRGRR, encoded by the coding sequence ATGAAAATACAAAATAGCGGCGTGGGACGGCGGCGATACCTACAGGGTGCCGGAGCGGTGACGACGCTGGCGCTGTTCGGGAATACGGTCGAGGCGAGGGAGGGTCACGAAGACCACCATCGCCACCGACACGGACGGCGGTCGGACAAACGCGTCGTCGCGTACTATCCGTCGTGGGCGGGCGATTACACGCCGCGGGACGTGCCGTACGACAAACTAACGCACCTGAACTACGCGTTTCTCGAAACGGAAGCGAACGGCGAGGTGAAACTCGCCGTCACGGGCGATTACGCCCCAGAAGTGCTGGAACAGTTCGAGGAGATTACGCACGAACAGCCGTGGACGACGTTCATGCTCACAATCGCGGAATTCGGGGACAACATGTCGGCCGCGGCCTCGACGGCCGACAGTCGAAAACGGTTCGCCCGAACGGCCGTCGAACACCTCCGAAAATACAACTTCGACGGCATCGATATCGACTGGGAGTACCCGGACGGTTCGGTTCGGGAGGACGACCCGGAAAACTTCACGCTGTTGCTCGAAGAACTCCGCAGACAGTTGGACGAGGCCGGGAAGGAGGACGACCAGCACTACGAACTCAGCATGGCGGCGGCCCCCATTCCGTCGAACATCGACCCGTTGGAGGTTGGGAAAATCGCGGAGTACCTGGACTTCATCAACGTGATGAACTACAACTTTTATGGGAGCTGGAGTTCCGCGACGAACTTCAACGCGCCGCTGTACGCGCCGTACGACGACCCGACGTACTGGCAGGAACTTCTCACGGTGGACCACGCGATGCAGTACTGGGCCGAAAAGCCCATCGCGCGGGACAAACTCGTCTGCGGGACGCCGTTTTACGGCTTCGTCTTCGAGAACGTCGGAAACGAGAATCAGGGACTGTTCCAACCGTTCGACGGCGCGGACACCCAATCGTATCACGCCATTCGCCAACTCAAGAGCAAGCCGCAGTACCAGTATCACTGGCATCGCGAGGCGCGCGTCCCGTGGCTGTATTCGGAGACTGACGACACCTTCGTCACCTACGACGACCGTCATTCGGTCATGGAGAAATCCCGGTACGTCAGGGACAACGACTTCGGCGGGATGATGTGCTGGGAACTTTCACACGACCCCAGCAACACGCTCATCAGCGCGATACACGCCGCGCTCGGCTGTTCGCGCCGACGCGGACGACGATAA
- a CDS encoding enoyl-CoA hydratase/isomerase family protein, with translation MAEFEHLSVERTDDVARVTMNRPETHNSMNPAMAAELRTATADLYEDDSRCVVLTGTDGVFNTGADLSVLSGDASDGRTLRSIASSLHRAIENLARAPKPVVTGVNGVAAGGGFGLALSGDIVLLAEDARLEFAYPRVGLTGDAGSTFFLPKIVGLRRAKEIALLDEPIDAEAAVEMGLATEVAPDFDERLDELAAKFADGPTKAYGATKRLFNRGQGRDLSAQMAAETDSIARMTTTADFKRGLDAFFGEGEPEFEGK, from the coding sequence ATGGCAGAGTTCGAACACCTCTCCGTCGAGCGGACCGACGACGTGGCGCGCGTGACGATGAACCGCCCGGAAACGCACAACTCGATGAATCCCGCGATGGCCGCCGAACTGCGGACGGCGACGGCCGACCTGTACGAGGACGATTCGCGGTGTGTCGTGCTCACCGGAACCGACGGCGTGTTCAACACGGGTGCGGACCTGTCGGTGCTCTCGGGCGACGCGAGCGACGGCCGGACGCTTCGAAGCATCGCCTCCTCCCTCCACCGCGCCATCGAAAACCTCGCGCGGGCACCGAAACCCGTCGTGACCGGCGTGAACGGCGTCGCGGCGGGCGGCGGATTCGGCCTCGCGCTGTCGGGCGACATCGTCCTACTCGCCGAGGACGCCAGACTGGAGTTCGCGTACCCGCGCGTCGGTCTGACCGGCGACGCAGGTTCGACGTTCTTCCTCCCGAAGATCGTCGGCCTTCGGCGGGCGAAGGAAATCGCCCTGCTCGACGAACCCATCGACGCCGAAGCGGCCGTCGAGATGGGATTGGCGACGGAAGTCGCGCCCGACTTCGACGAGCGCCTCGACGAACTCGCCGCGAAGTTCGCGGACGGTCCGACGAAGGCCTACGGCGCGACCAAGCGCCTGTTCAACCGGGGGCAGGGACGGGACCTGTCGGCCCAGATGGCCGCCGAGACGGATTCCATCGCCCGGATGACCACGACGGCCGATTTCAAGCGGGGGCTGGACGCATTCTTCGGCGAAGGAGAACCGGAGTTCGAAGGAAAGTAA
- a CDS encoding SDR family NAD(P)-dependent oxidoreductase, producing MNGLAGKTALVTGAGSGIGRASARRFAEEGANVVVADIVEDSGRETVELIEDAGGDATFVEVDVSDLASVEHMVDVAVETYGSLDFAHNNAGILTDFVEMTGIEEGHWDRLLDINLKGIWACMKAELPVMNEQGSGAIVNTASEAGLVGMGGLSSYSASKHGVVGLTKSAALEYASRGVRINAIAPGPTKTNIQSGLMGGPGAWSSMSLRDRLGTAIDLIRTAIRTMWSDFDTSAMRDVPMDRIAEPEEMAGAVAFLCSSDASYITGHTLPVDGGQAAD from the coding sequence ATGAACGGATTAGCAGGGAAGACGGCACTCGTGACGGGAGCAGGGTCGGGAATCGGGCGTGCGTCCGCGCGCCGGTTCGCAGAGGAAGGCGCGAACGTCGTCGTCGCCGACATTGTCGAGGATTCCGGCCGAGAAACGGTCGAACTCATCGAGGACGCTGGCGGCGACGCGACGTTCGTCGAAGTGGACGTTTCCGACCTCGCGTCCGTCGAGCACATGGTCGACGTCGCGGTCGAAACCTACGGAAGTCTCGATTTCGCGCACAACAACGCGGGAATCCTCACGGACTTCGTGGAGATGACCGGTATCGAGGAGGGTCACTGGGACAGGCTACTCGACATCAACCTGAAGGGGATCTGGGCCTGCATGAAGGCCGAACTTCCCGTCATGAACGAACAGGGAAGCGGTGCCATCGTCAACACGGCATCCGAAGCCGGTTTGGTCGGAATGGGCGGACTCTCCAGCTATTCGGCCAGCAAACACGGAGTCGTCGGGTTGACCAAGTCGGCCGCGCTCGAATACGCCAGTCGGGGCGTCCGAATCAACGCCATCGCGCCCGGTCCGACGAAGACGAACATCCAATCCGGATTGATGGGCGGCCCCGGCGCTTGGTCGTCGATGTCGCTGCGGGACCGTCTCGGGACGGCCATCGACCTGATTCGAACGGCGATTCGGACGATGTGGTCCGATTTCGATACGTCGGCCATGCGGGACGTTCCGATGGACCGCATCGCCGAACCGGAGGAGATGGCCGGGGCGGTGGCGTTCCTCTGTTCGTCCGACGCCTCGTACATCACCGGACATACGTTGCCCGTTGACGGCGGGCAAGCGGCCGACTGA
- a CDS encoding PHB depolymerase family esterase, with protein sequence MKRRTLLKSVGATVGASTLVAGTSSAAAGAYTSETYNGRTYKKYIPTGADGSAIPLVVMLHGCTQSPDQFKNETKMNDVAESETFIAIYPDQTTSANANECWNWFEDSNTTRGSGEAALIAGMAEDVMGANTVDGDRVFLAGFSAGAGMVPNLLAAYPDLYAAGAVHSGLEYGAANGVTDATMAMTQGGPDPQTQGTVAYQAMQSNGVTDTIPTIVFHGTSDYTVYPKNGNQAAEQATQTNDLASDGADDDDIDYTADATRDGQASSLSYTVSEYRDGNGDTIVEKWMVDSMGHAWSGGAQGGSYTAPGGPDASQIIWNFFADHPRDGSGGGGGGDGGDGGSDNSAPTATVSASPSSPDVDETVTFDASGSSDSDGSIASYDWDFGDGSSATGATVTHSYGSSGQYTASVTVTDDDGNDQETIQ encoded by the coding sequence ATGAAACGACGCACCCTCCTGAAGTCCGTCGGCGCGACGGTCGGCGCGAGCACGCTCGTCGCTGGAACCAGCAGTGCGGCAGCGGGCGCGTACACCTCGGAAACGTACAACGGCCGGACGTACAAGAAGTACATTCCGACGGGGGCCGACGGATCGGCGATTCCGCTCGTCGTCATGCTTCACGGCTGTACCCAGAGTCCCGACCAGTTCAAGAACGAGACGAAGATGAACGACGTCGCCGAGAGCGAGACGTTCATCGCCATCTATCCCGACCAGACGACGAGCGCGAACGCAAACGAGTGTTGGAACTGGTTCGAGGATTCGAACACGACACGGGGCAGCGGCGAGGCCGCACTCATCGCCGGGATGGCCGAGGACGTGATGGGGGCGAACACGGTTGACGGAGACCGGGTCTTCCTCGCCGGATTCTCCGCCGGGGCGGGAATGGTGCCGAACCTACTCGCCGCCTATCCCGACCTGTACGCCGCGGGGGCGGTTCACTCGGGGCTGGAGTACGGCGCGGCCAATGGCGTGACCGACGCGACGATGGCCATGACGCAGGGCGGCCCGGACCCGCAGACGCAGGGGACGGTGGCGTATCAGGCGATGCAGTCGAACGGCGTCACCGACACGATTCCGACCATCGTCTTCCACGGCACGAGCGACTACACCGTCTACCCGAAGAACGGGAATCAGGCCGCCGAGCAGGCCACCCAGACCAACGACCTCGCATCGGACGGAGCCGACGACGACGATATCGACTACACTGCCGACGCGACGCGAGACGGACAGGCCAGTAGCCTGAGCTACACCGTCTCCGAGTACCGCGACGGGAACGGCGATACCATCGTCGAGAAGTGGATGGTCGACAGCATGGGACACGCGTGGTCCGGCGGCGCGCAGGGTGGTTCCTACACCGCCCCCGGCGGCCCGGACGCGAGCCAAATCATCTGGAACTTCTTCGCGGACCACCCGCGCGATGGGTCGGGCGGTGGAGGTGGCGGCGACGGTGGAGATGGCGGCAGCGACAACTCTGCACCCACCGCGACGGTCAGCGCCAGTCCGAGTTCGCCGGACGTCGACGAAACCGTCACCTTCGACGCCAGTGGGTCCAGTGATTCGGATGGCTCTATTGCGAGCTACGACTGGGACTTCGGCGACGGGTCAAGCGCAACCGGCGCGACCGTCACCCACAGTTACGGGTCGTCGGGGCAGTACACGGCCAGCGTCACCGTCACCGACGACGACGGCAACGACCAGGAAACGATTCAGTAA
- a CDS encoding alpha/beta hydrolase: protein MQADEIDPQAKAAVERQDLFPLPHSRRGVKIARLITRPAMWLQNRNPPSVGATVDRTIPGPADDLDARLYLPDANGPFPTVVFFHGGGFVFGSIDTHDWLCRHLTRESGLAVLSVDYRLAPEHPFPAAVEDAHAAVEWAAENPDAIRGTGEIAVAGDSAGGNLAAVAALMAAERDGPEIAHQALIYPGVGVEDDQQSVREHTGIVLSESDLEWYERCYYVNEIHQRNPYADPTKAADVSDVAPATVITAGFDPLRDGGKAYAEQLVRDGVPTRYENYETMVHGFMTLREVDRAHEAIADVAADLADALDEN, encoded by the coding sequence ATGCAAGCCGACGAAATCGACCCACAGGCGAAGGCAGCGGTCGAGCGTCAGGACCTATTTCCGCTCCCGCACAGTCGTCGCGGGGTAAAAATCGCCCGCCTCATCACCCGACCGGCGATGTGGCTACAGAATCGGAACCCGCCGAGCGTCGGTGCGACCGTGGACCGGACGATTCCCGGTCCCGCGGACGACCTCGACGCTCGCCTCTACCTCCCCGATGCGAACGGACCGTTTCCCACGGTCGTGTTCTTCCACGGAGGCGGGTTCGTCTTCGGAAGCATCGACACGCACGACTGGCTCTGCCGACACCTCACGCGGGAGAGCGGCCTGGCCGTCCTCTCGGTCGACTACCGACTCGCACCCGAACACCCCTTCCCCGCGGCGGTCGAGGACGCCCACGCCGCCGTCGAATGGGCGGCCGAAAACCCGGACGCGATCCGTGGAACCGGGGAAATCGCAGTCGCGGGCGATTCCGCGGGTGGGAATCTAGCCGCCGTCGCCGCGCTCATGGCCGCCGAGCGCGACGGTCCGGAAATCGCCCATCAGGCGCTCATCTACCCCGGCGTTGGCGTCGAGGACGACCAGCAGTCCGTCCGAGAGCACACGGGTATCGTCCTCAGCGAATCCGACTTGGAGTGGTACGAACGGTGCTACTACGTGAACGAAATCCACCAACGAAACCCGTACGCCGACCCGACGAAGGCGGCCGACGTGTCGGATGTCGCTCCCGCAACGGTCATCACCGCCGGATTCGACCCGCTCCGCGACGGCGGGAAGGCGTACGCCGAACAACTCGTCCGGGACGGCGTTCCAACGCGCTACGAGAACTACGAGACGATGGTCCACGGGTTCATGACGTTACGCGAGGTAGACCGCGCCCACGAAGCCATCGCGGACGTCGCCGCCGACCTCGCGGACGCGCTCGACGAGAACTGA
- a CDS encoding VOC family protein, whose translation MNVGRQIRDRSTNFIMQLNHTNLTVSDVETTAAFFEEYFDLEKRGGSPAITILSDDAGTVLTLMRGKEGEDIEYPSSFHIGFFVDDEDLVDEKHRRLEEDGYDVTDVKMRHNTYDFYVEAPGGFSIEFGAR comes from the coding sequence ATGAACGTCGGTCGCCAAATCCGAGACCGATCCACGAATTTCATCATGCAACTGAACCACACCAACCTCACCGTATCGGACGTGGAGACCACGGCGGCGTTCTTCGAGGAGTACTTCGACTTGGAGAAACGGGGCGGCAGTCCCGCCATCACGATTCTCTCGGACGACGCCGGGACCGTCCTGACCCTGATGCGGGGAAAGGAGGGCGAGGACATCGAGTATCCGAGCAGTTTCCACATCGGCTTCTTCGTCGACGACGAGGACCTCGTGGACGAGAAACACCGCCGACTGGAGGAGGACGGCTACGACGTGACGGACGTCAAAATGCGGCACAACACCTACGATTTCTACGTCGAAGCGCCGGGCGGGTTCTCCATCGAATTCGGAGCCAGATAG
- a CDS encoding Nramp family divalent metal transporter — protein MSNRAFSFRELAKYMGPGFLISVAYMDPGNWATNISGGAKYGTALLWVIVLASMMAMGIQIVAAKLGIATGKGIAQLCRERLPRRVVIVLWAAAELAMIATDMAEIIGAAIGFSLIFNIPLPGGAILAGASSFALLGVRTAYKRGFRAIEYVIMALVGVIALAFVFEVVLAQPTTGQVAAGLAPSIPNADALYVAIGILGATVMPHSIYLHPYIVQDRRERLVAESGDTEDVHRNHFRYESIDTVVALFGAMFVNAAMLVVAAAALTGTGISTLNDAYVTLSGVFGTNASLAFGIALIAAGLSSSLVATMSGQTVMDGFLDWNVNVWIRRSVTLVPSLAVVIAGFDPTSVLVASQVALSFELPFVLIPLVYFTREEGLMGSFVNRTSTTGVMGAIVALISVLNVWLLYTTIFG, from the coding sequence ATGTCTAATCGTGCGTTCTCCTTTCGCGAGTTGGCGAAGTACATGGGACCGGGCTTTCTCATCTCGGTCGCGTACATGGACCCAGGGAACTGGGCGACGAACATCTCCGGCGGCGCGAAGTACGGCACCGCCCTTCTCTGGGTGATCGTGCTCGCCTCGATGATGGCGATGGGTATCCAAATCGTCGCTGCCAAACTCGGTATCGCTACCGGGAAAGGAATCGCACAGCTCTGCCGTGAGCGTCTCCCGCGGCGCGTCGTGATCGTCCTCTGGGCGGCCGCCGAACTGGCGATGATCGCCACCGACATGGCAGAGATCATCGGGGCGGCCATCGGGTTCAGCCTCATCTTCAACATCCCGCTACCCGGCGGTGCGATCCTCGCCGGGGCATCCAGCTTCGCGCTGCTCGGCGTCCGCACCGCTTACAAACGGGGCTTCCGCGCCATCGAGTACGTGATTATGGCCCTCGTCGGGGTCATCGCCCTCGCCTTCGTCTTCGAGGTCGTGCTCGCCCAGCCAACCACCGGACAGGTCGCCGCCGGTCTCGCGCCATCGATCCCGAACGCCGACGCCCTCTACGTCGCCATCGGTATCCTCGGTGCGACCGTGATGCCCCACTCGATCTACCTCCACCCCTACATCGTGCAGGACAGACGGGAACGCCTCGTCGCCGAGTCCGGAGACACCGAAGACGTCCACCGCAACCACTTCCGCTACGAATCGATCGACACGGTCGTCGCACTGTTCGGCGCGATGTTCGTCAACGCCGCGATGCTCGTGGTCGCCGCCGCGGCACTCACCGGAACCGGAATCAGCACACTCAACGATGCCTACGTCACCCTGAGCGGCGTCTTCGGCACGAACGCCAGCCTCGCGTTCGGCATCGCGCTCATCGCCGCCGGACTCTCCTCCTCGCTCGTCGCGACGATGTCCGGCCAGACCGTCATGGACGGGTTTCTGGACTGGAACGTGAACGTCTGGATCCGGCGCTCGGTCACGCTGGTCCCCAGTCTCGCCGTCGTCATCGCCGGGTTCGACCCGACGAGCGTCCTCGTCGCCAGCCAGGTCGCCCTCTCGTTCGAGTTGCCGTTCGTCCTGATACCGCTCGTCTACTTCACCCGCGAGGAGGGTCTTATGGGCTCGTTCGTCAACCGCACCAGCACGACGGGCGTCATGGGCGCCATCGTCGCGCTGATCTCCGTGCTCAACGTCTGGCTGCTCTACACCACGATATTCGGCTAA
- a CDS encoding NAD(P)/FAD-dependent oxidoreductase, which produces MERFDVAIVGGGPAGMAAGEQAGKHGASAVVLEKGVPREDREFLGPDSTDAAGMLDYWIDIMDEDYEDIPDEVVLQVLDSADFIGPHEAVTLRGTGIDASYPNMGFTFFRARMDDWLRERVEDAGTEYRVGVGVKAVETNLDAEYRHALRLADGEDIEAKYLVLADGPQRQVTLGALDQFMPEGSSTSDYLSPPEVNHIAYQEYREFPEEVFEKSAIKFWWGVIPGETAYPWVFPNDGTVARVGLTMPIGMTLEDVDDPDSYDLLRPDDEGLPRPNEYIRRLLEREYGDEYDIEEDFPLVEDRGKSNGTETYPISSTRPIESPVGAGIAVAGGAMGTTSAFHEGGYHVAVRSGKIAGKLAATDDIESYNDEWKDAIGDELLRNIAFADIVEEYGPDDWDKAFSMVNKLLNDDGTGIGKLDSSSLSSGVRAGRLMAQYKKTKFGYRNGKYVQVTEDEYTY; this is translated from the coding sequence ATGGAGCGATTCGACGTTGCGATAGTGGGCGGGGGCCCCGCAGGGATGGCGGCCGGTGAACAAGCAGGGAAACACGGCGCGAGCGCCGTCGTCCTCGAAAAGGGCGTCCCGCGCGAGGACCGCGAGTTCCTCGGTCCCGACTCGACCGACGCCGCCGGAATGCTGGATTACTGGATCGACATCATGGACGAGGACTACGAGGACATTCCCGACGAGGTCGTCCTGCAGGTCCTCGACAGCGCGGATTTCATCGGCCCACACGAGGCCGTCACCCTCCGCGGTACGGGCATAGATGCGTCGTACCCCAATATGGGATTCACCTTCTTCCGCGCCCGCATGGACGACTGGCTACGGGAGCGCGTCGAGGATGCGGGCACGGAGTACCGCGTCGGCGTCGGCGTCAAGGCCGTCGAAACCAACCTCGACGCGGAGTACCGTCACGCGCTTCGACTCGCCGACGGCGAGGACATTGAGGCGAAGTATCTCGTCCTCGCCGACGGGCCACAGCGCCAGGTTACACTCGGGGCGCTCGATCAGTTCATGCCCGAGGGCAGTTCCACGAGCGACTACCTCAGCCCGCCGGAAGTGAACCACATCGCGTATCAGGAGTACCGCGAGTTCCCCGAAGAGGTGTTCGAAAAGTCCGCCATCAAGTTCTGGTGGGGCGTCATCCCCGGCGAGACGGCCTATCCGTGGGTCTTCCCGAACGACGGCACGGTTGCCCGCGTGGGACTCACCATGCCCATCGGAATGACGTTGGAGGACGTCGACGACCCCGACTCCTACGACCTTCTCCGCCCGGACGACGAGGGACTCCCCCGTCCGAACGAGTACATCCGCCGCCTCCTCGAACGCGAGTACGGCGACGAGTACGACATCGAGGAGGACTTCCCGCTCGTGGAGGACCGCGGGAAATCGAACGGCACCGAAACGTACCCCATCTCCTCGACGCGGCCCATCGAATCGCCCGTCGGAGCCGGAATCGCCGTCGCTGGCGGTGCGATGGGAACGACCAGCGCCTTCCACGAGGGCGGCTACCACGTCGCGGTTCGCTCGGGCAAGATCGCCGGAAAACTCGCCGCGACCGACGACATCGAATCGTACAACGACGAGTGGAAGGACGCGATCGGCGACGAACTCCTGCGTAACATCGCCTTCGCGGACATCGTGGAGGAGTACGGCCCGGACGACTGGGACAAGGCGTTCTCGATGGTGAACAAACTGCTCAACGACGACGGCACCGGAATCGGAAAGCTCGATTCGTCCAGCCTCTCGTCCGGCGTTCGCGCCGGGAGGCTCATGGCCCAGTACAAGAAGACGAAGTTCGGCTACCGGAACGGCAAGTACGTGCAGGTCACCGAGGACGAGTACACGTACTGA
- a CDS encoding transcriptional regulator, with protein sequence MRDDETTREQIAAFLRTEPASPSTLAGEFEITAGAAVRHVEHIARSVESNDEQLLVAPPECRDCGFDRFDNPANRPSRCPECKSEAIDEPTFVIRETE encoded by the coding sequence ATGCGCGACGACGAGACGACGCGCGAGCAAATCGCGGCGTTTCTCCGAACCGAACCGGCCTCGCCGAGTACCCTCGCAGGGGAGTTCGAAATCACGGCAGGTGCGGCAGTTCGCCACGTCGAACACATCGCTCGCTCCGTCGAATCGAACGACGAACAACTGCTCGTCGCCCCGCCCGAATGCCGGGACTGTGGCTTCGACCGGTTCGACAACCCCGCAAACCGCCCCTCCCGGTGTCCCGAATGTAAGAGCGAAGCCATCGACGAACCCACGTTCGTGATCCGAGAGACCGAATGA